From the Anopheles merus strain MAF chromosome 2L, AmerM5.1, whole genome shotgun sequence genome, the window CTGTGTCCCTATGCCCGTGTCGTACGGGTCTTCGACTGCGGCCTTCAATTTTCCCGCCTTCAGTGCCTGCATGTTGACCATCCCGCCAGTTTTTATGTTAAATGGATCTTTCTGTAACAGAGAATGGAGTGATTAAAACCGTCCTTTAGCATCTGCTTGTAGGGATGAGCTGCTCTAGCATACGTACAACTGTAATCTCCTCCTCAATGGTTATTTTTTTACCCGCAGCCAGGCTTAGGATGTTAACACCGTTCCGTCTATTGCGCAGCTTTTGTCGCTCCTTGGTTTCTTCTAGCTTTGCTctaaaagggaaaacaaaagcCATTATTTCTAGTTCTCTGTTGTTGCAGTTCAATAAAGATGCTTACAAAATATCAGCTTCTGTTTCTTGCTCCTGCTCATCGTCCTCACTGTTGGAAGGTTTCCTTTGCCGAAGCTGTTTCTTCCCCTTCTTTTTAAACTCCACCTTCACTTGGGGCTCTTCACTTTCAGACATTTTGTTCGGAAATGTTACAAATActttaaataaatagataTTTTCCTGCTTTGTTGGGAGAAATCGGGAGAAAATCACAATGTAAACAACAGCACTgcgaacaacacaaacaatcaCTTTGACACGTGCGACCAAGATTCATATATATGCAGTATGATGAGCTGTCAAAGGCGCTTTCTTTGAACCAACCCGTACACCGTTCATCAAAAACACGCGCATGGTGCTTTCGGGAATCGGCACGTTCAAAACAAACCTTTTAGCACCGTTTCGCTACAGCCCGCATCCAAAGTCATTGAAATCCTTACAAAATATGGGAAAGATCAACAAAAAGCTCCCGAAACCCAAACTCATCGCGAAACCGTCCGACGATAGTGGCAAAGTGAAGGGCCCGTTTCCCATCTACCGATCGACGCCGGTCCAGCTAAATGGTCCCGAACCAACGAGCTTCAAGATAGTGGAAACCAAACCGAAACAAAAGCATGGCAATGCCCCGAAACGTGCGCCGGCAGAAAAATCGACAACCAAACCATCGGCCACCACACCATCCGCAGCACAAGAGCTCGAAGACGAAGAGGGAGTGAAGACGAAAAAGCTACGCAAGCTGGCCATTTCCCGCCTGTccaagaaggagaagaaacagTTCCGCAAGGAAGAGATGCTGAAGAAGGTGCAACTTACCAAACAAGCGTTCAAGCAGGAcaaggaaagaaagaagcgaGAGCAAACGGCCGTCACCGGCGACATGAGGCCGCTGCTGGATGCGCTACCGTCGCTCGACTCACTGTTCGAGGTGAAGACGGCGGCAACGGTGATGAAAACGGGCGTTCCCAAGTACGACCGGAAGGCGGAACCGAAAACGAAGAAGGAGCG encodes:
- the LOC121592106 gene encoding protein PXR1; translation: MVLSGIGTFKTNLLAPFRYSPHPKSLKSLQNMGKINKKLPKPKLIAKPSDDSGKVKGPFPIYRSTPVQLNGPEPTSFKIVETKPKQKHGNAPKRAPAEKSTTKPSATTPSAAQELEDEEGVKTKKLRKLAISRLSKKEKKQFRKEEMLKKVQLTKQAFKQDKERKKREQTAVTGDMRPLLDALPSLDSLFEVKTAATVMKTGVPKYDRKAEPKTKKERRTQRMKQRKKEFLKRCSTIKRVLNDTTFKKDPKKMIADHIRNTRREQLELLMKGAS